One genomic window of Corythoichthys intestinalis isolate RoL2023-P3 unplaced genomic scaffold, ASM3026506v1 HiC_scaffold_82, whole genome shotgun sequence includes the following:
- the LOC130911685 gene encoding proteasome inhibitor PI31 subunit-like, producing MEITASCMYIRNTGWSLQADAHRDAELVSAVGRKMAGLEALYTCVADKIQCPQDAVVCLVHWEMIKNGYRCIGSGDEPSSRDKKSELLPADWSSNKELYSLRYRSSDTDTMMVLKAIAVDSTLIFNLMNSGTNQVSDLMVNISDHVNADQLHTFDSVFRDADDLSEKVKSQLLPRPEKAPESSRREEGESSQRRREEDGDPLRLPCRHPRHGPQPHWPDPLNPPFAAGGADLDPFGSVGGGGMIMDPLRSGYPRSGFDPSSGIPDILPPGAVPPGARFDPFGPVGRHRPGPDPDHMPPPGYDDMFM from the exons ATGGAGATCACCGCCAGCTGCATGTACATCAGGAACACCGGCTGGTCCCTGCAGGCCGACGCACACAGAG ATGCGGAGCTGGTATCGGCTGTTGGGAGAAAAATGGCTGGTTTAGAGGCGCTGTACACCTGTGTCGCAGATAAAATCCAGTGTCCGCAGGACGCCGTGGTCTGCTTAGTTCACTGGGAAATGATAAAGAATGGCTACCGGTGCATCGGATCTGGAGACGAG cctagCAGCCGTGATAAAAAGTCAGAGCTGCTTCCTGCTGACTGGAGCAGCAACAAGGAGCTGTACAGCCTGCGCTACAGAAGCAGCGACACAGACACCATGATGGTGCTGAAGGCCATCGCTGTGGACTCCACGCTCATCTTCAACTTAATG AACTCCGGCACTAACCAGGTTTCAGACCTGATGGTGAACATCAGCGACCACGTCAACGCCGATCAGCTGCACACGTTTGACAG CGTGTTCAGAGACGCAGACGATTTGTCTGAGAAGGTGAAGTCTCAGCTGCTGCCTCGCCCAGAGAAAGCGCCGGAGAGCAGCAGACGGGAGGAGGGCGAGTCGTCTCAGAGGAGGCGGGAGGAAGACGGCGACCCCCTGCGGCTGCCCTGCAGACACCCTCGCCACGGGCCGCAGCCTCACTG GCCCGACCCGCTGAATCCTCCGTTCGCAGCCGGAGGAGCAGATCTGGATCCGTTTGG GTCAGTAGGTGGGGGGGGGATGATCATGGACCCTCTGAGGTCCGGGTACCCTCGCTCCGGCTTCGACCCGTCCAGCGGGATCCCAGACATCCTGCCTCCTGGAGCCGTTCCTCCGGGGGCCCGCTTCGACCCGTTTGGACCCGTGGGACGCCACAGACCGGG GCCTGACCCCGACCACATGCCGCCGCCCGGAtacgatgacatgtttatgtag